The Odocoileus virginianus isolate 20LAN1187 ecotype Illinois chromosome 3, Ovbor_1.2, whole genome shotgun sequence genome includes a window with the following:
- the GIPC1 gene encoding PDZ domain-containing protein GIPC1 — MPLGLGRRKKAPPLVENEEAEPGRGGLGVGEPGPLGGGGAGGPQMGLPPPPPALRPRLVFHTQLAHGSPTGRIEGFTNVKELYGKIAEAFRLPAAEVMFCTLNTHKVDMDKLLGGQIGLEDFIFAHVKGQRKEVEVFKSEEALGLTITDNGAGYAFIKRIKEGSVIDHIQLISVGDMIEAINGQSLLGCRHYEVARLLKELPRGRTFTLKLTEPRKAFDMISVRSGGGRPGSGPQLGTGRGTLRLRSRGPATVEDLPSAFEEKAIEKVDDLLESYMGIRDTELAATMVELGKDKRNPDELAEALDERLGDFAFPDEFVFDVWGAIGDAKVGRY, encoded by the exons ATGCCACTAGGACTGGGGCGGCGGAAAAAGGCACCACCTCTGGTGGAAAATGAGGAGGCTGAGCCAGGCCGTGGTGGGCTGGGCGTGGGGGAGCCGGGGCCCCTGGGcggaggtggggcgggggggccCCAGATGGGCTTGccccctccgccccccgcccTGCGGCCCCGCCTCGTGTTCCACACCCAGCTGGCCCATGGCAGTCCCACTGGCCGCATCGAGGGATTCACCAACGTCAAGGAGCTGTATGGCAAGATTGCCGAGGCTTTCCGGCTGCCAGCTGCCGAG GTGATGTTCTGCACCCTCAACACCCACAAAGTGGACATGGACAAGCTCCTGGGGGGGCAGATAGGGCTGGAGGACTTCATCTTTGCCCATGTCAAGGGGCAGCGCAAGGAAGTGGAGGTGTTCAAGTCGGAGGAGGCGTTGGGGCTCACCATCACAGACAATGGGGCTGGCTATGCCTTCATCAAG CGCATTAAGGAGGGCAGCGTGATTGACCACATCCAGCTCATCAGTGTGGGTGACATGATCGAGGCCATCAACGgacagagcctgctgggctgccggcACTACGAGGTGGCCCGGCTGCTCAAGGAGCTGCCACGAGGCCGCACCTTCACACTGAAGCTCACAGAGCCTCGAAAAGCCTTTG ACATGATCAGCGTGCGTTCAGGGGGTGGCCGCCCTGGCTCGGGTCCCCAGCTGGGCACTGGCCGAGGGACCCTCCGGCTCCGATCCCGGGGTCCAGCCACAGTAGAGGATCTG cctTCAGCCTTTGAGGAGAAGGCCATTGAGAAGGTGGATGACCTGTTGGAAAGTTACATGGGAATCAGGGACACAGAGCTGG CGGCCACCATGGTGGAGCTTGGAAAGGACAAAAGGAATCCGGACGAGCTGGCTGAGGCCCTGGATGAACGGCTGGGTGACTTCGCCTTCCCGGATGAGTTTGTCTTTGACGTCTGGGGGGCCATCGGGGACGCCAAGGTTGGCCGCTACTAG